The genomic window GAGATCAATCGGTTCCTCATCGAACGGCTTCTGACCGGTGCCGATTCGGTAGCACTGGTGCACGACTTCGCAGGACTGCTCGACCGGCCGGTAGTCCTCGAATCGATCGCTCACGAAATACAGGCCTACTACGGCGGAGACGATGGGGGTGCGCACGGCGACATCATCGCGGACTGGCAAACGCACAGCCGTGCGATCGACATTCATTCGCGCGACGCTGCACCCGAGTCTGCTTGCCGCAGGGTACCCATCGTTCTACAAGGTACGGAATGGGGTTGGCTGCACCTGCCATCACTCGGGCAAGCAGACAACCGTATGGACCACATCGCCCTGGACCATGCCGCGTCGGCGATTGCCATCAGTCTGTTGAATTCCCGAGTCACACGTGTCCGGTCTGCCCATCACCAAAGTGTCCTGGTCAATCGGCTCATGGTCGGAGATCTGTCGGGAACTGGATTTGTGCAGCGTGCGCTGCAGATAGGACAGGACCTGCGCGGTAAGGCGCTGGTCGTGGCGGTCATTGGATCGAAGACACGGTCATCGGCAAAGGTCCAGCCCGAGATCGTCACGTTGCTTCGGGACGAGAATTTCCCTGCCGTGATAGCCGATGTGGGCCAGTCACTCCTTGCTGTTATCGCGCTGAAGGAGGGTACAGAGCTCCACGACATCGCAGAACTTCTGAGAGATCAAGACCGATGTATCGGCTTCAGCAAAGTAGCTGAAGCCAGTGATCTACCTGCAGCGGTAGATCAGGCACGTACTGCTGCATCGACCCGCCAACCAGTTCAGTTCTTCGACGATCTCGGCCTGCTCCGGTTGCTGGTGTCGCTGGCGAGCGGCCCCGAGCTCGACCAGTACGTCGAAGAAGAACTGGGACCTTTGCTCGACGCGGAAGCATCCAACGAGAAGGGCTTGCTGGAGACTCTCACCGTTTATCTCGACTGCGACGGAAACAAGAGCGACGCTGCTACGAAGCTATTCGTACACCGACGGTCGCTGTACTACCGGTTGGAGAAGATCGAGAAAATTCTGGGCAGGTCCCTCGAGGACCACGAGACAAGGCTCCGACTCAACGTTGCAGTTCGATCGCTTGCAATCGTCCGTGCGCCGCAGATGAACCGCTATCACGACTTCTAGTCGCGCGGACTCTTGTCGTACTGGCCAGGTTGGGCAGTGCCGTTGCCATCTGTGCCACACATGGATCCTTCTCGAGCCGCCGCAGGACACATAGCCTGGAGGAAGCAGCACTTACGAGGAAACTCCTGCCGGTGCAGACGGGAAGCGGACATGCAGACGCCACTGCACGCAGCGGGATCGCCCCTTTGCATTGCTTCGGGCGACATCGAGATTCGCCACCTGAGCATGTTTCACGCGGTTGCACAGTCCGGGAGCTTCACGCGCGCAGCCCAACGACTCCACATCACACAGCCTGCCTTGAGCCGATGTATCGCTCAGTTGGAGCGGCGCTTGGGTGTTCGGCTTCTGGATCGAACCACTCACGGTGTCCAACTGACACCGAGTGGGATCGAATTCCTGCCGTACTGCCGCAATGCTCTGCTCTCGTTCAGCGAGGCTGTAACCTCCGTCCGTGGCGATGCGACGCTGCGCGTTGGATTCACCTGGTCAGCGGCACTCGAACTGACGCCACTGATCATCCGCGAATTCGAGCGACTACATCCTGGCGTCGAGGTCGAACCCCGCAAATGCGACGATTCTTACGCGGGGCTGATCGACGGACGAACACACATTGCCTTCCTGCGGGGCGGTCGGGGTCACCCTGCGCTTGAATCGACCATCCTGTTCGAGGAACGACGGGTGGCCGCTCTCCACCCCACACATCCTCTCGCGGATCGGCATTCGCTGTCCCTGGACGACATCAAGAGCGATCCTCTAGTCGTCAATACTGTGTCAGGGGTGACCACCCCCGATCTATGGCCCGACAGTGAGGGGTCCCGTGCCACAGTGCGAACGCACAACCTGGAGGAGTGGCTGGAAGCGATCGCGCTCGGACGCGGAATCGGGGTGACTGCTGAGTCGACCAGCCGGCTGTATGTCCACCCGGGTATCAAATACATCCGACTGATAGATGCTCAAACCATTCCTGTCGTTGTGGCATGGCCGTCTGCACGACCTCATCCCCTGGCTAAGTCGTTCGTGCAGACATCCATTCGTTTGGCCGAATCGCGGCAGGCCGACCGCCACTTCTAACCGGCGCACGCGGATCGTCGCGCGGCCATACATTCCCGAACTTCTCATTGTTGATTCGTCGAATTTCGAAGGTGGTGTCGGTACACATATTCGGCGATCAGGCGGTGCCCGGCAGTGGTGAAATGTACAGATCCGGCAAATAGATAGTCGTGGTGGGCAGTGGCTGACACTTGATCGTCGACGCTACAAAAGTTCTCACCTCTTGTCCGGCAGGCATCGGCCCCGCGCCCGAATTCGAGTCCGTAACTCTCCGGCTGGTTTGCCCATACGTCGACCGCAGACGCTAGATGCACAAGTTCAACGTAACTTCCGAGATTCTGAACCGAATGTCGCAAAGTAGAATTGAATGATGAGCTCAAGGTGGATATGTACCGGCGAGACGCGCTGGAATCGAACCACGGAGCGAGGGCAAGATCGTATACTTCGAACAGTAGTATTCTGCGGGCGCCTGCCTCCCGCATGCGCTCGACCAATTGGACGGCATGCTGGGCTGCTTCACTCAACCGGTCCAATTCGTCTTGTAGGAGAGCGCTATTCGGTTCCACGTCAGCTCTCAAGGACTCGGCCAGGGCTGGATCGATTGCACGGTCGTATCGATAGGTTACGTCGTTCGCTCCAGCAAAGAGCGCCATGGTTTGATCCTCAGAGAAAGCGCCGTGCGTTTGCAGGAAAGCGTCGATTTGCTTCGCAGTGGACCAGGGAAAGACCGAGTCCGAGGCCGCTTCGAGTGAGTAAGGTTGACTTATCCGCGCACCGCCCTGCGCATAATTGTATCCACCGCGAACAGTGAACAATGTCGACGATCCGTCGGCGGCGTTGTCCAAGTGAGCCGACAGATACGGTGTGACTTCGCATCCCAAACGGCGAGCCACCATCTCGGCCCACGTAACGCCCGGTTGAGTGGTAAAGCGGAGACCGAACGATCCGGAGTCGCTCAAGCTGTCGCCGAAGACTACTAGCTGGATGGACATGGCTCTCCTTCACCCATGAGCGTTCCAAGCGCACAGCGCCTCTCGCATCAGGGGAATGCTGTCACACCACGGTCGGAGTCGTTGGTTCGGCACGGCAAATCCGGCCTCTGCCGTCAGGAATTCGCACTAGTCTTAGTTGCCATGGGGAAAGTTCTCGACTACACGGCGCCTGGCCCACTGACTCGCGTCGACGGCGTCGACGTACGTGCGCTCGAACCGTTGGGTGCCGATCCAGTTGCCATCTGCGAAGTTGTCTCCGAACTGGTCATTCAGCCCACCGATGCCCAGTCTTTGAAACTGCCTGAAGATCGGTTTGTCGAAAACCAAATCCGATCGACCGATGCGCTACTTGGACTACTGCTCGCTATGGATCCGTCGCCGCTGACAAGTGGCAGGCAACCAGCCGACCGCGTTGTCGGAACCTGCCGGCACTTCGCTGTCATCAGTTGCGCGCTGCTGCGCTACCGAGGTTTCGCAGCACGGGTCCGCTGCGGCTTCGCTACCTATTTTCAACCAGGGCAGGGAGTCGACCACTGGATCACCGAGTATTGGGACGACGACAGCGCGCGGTGGATCCGAATCGACTCCGAGGTTCTCGGAAAAGATGTCATACCCCATGCGCATGATCTGATGCCCGGCGACTTCCTGAGCGGCGGCGAAGCTTGGACTGCCTATCGTCGTGGTGAGATCGACGGGACCCAGTTCGGCGTCTACGGGACCCAAAATTGGGGACCTGCCGAGATCCGAGGAAATGCAGTCAAAGATCTCGCTGCAGTCAATAGCGTAGAGATGTTGCCGTGGGACGAATGGGGTCGTATGACCGAGGCGTACGACGGAAAGACTGGCCCGGACTACGACTTGCTCCTGGACGAGCTCGCCATCGTGTGTGCGACAAACGACATCGCCGCCATCCGAGACCTGTACTTCCATGATTCTCTGAGAGTGCCGGAGGAAATGATTCGCTGACACGGGCGGCCCTGCCCAAGTGTGGTCAGGAAGGGAACTCGATCCCCAGTAAGCGTCGTAGTTCGTCGAGTGTTTCCAGGTTGGAAACAGTGTCAGCCATTGTACGACTGGGGCTTTCGAGCTGTCCGCCAGCGATGCGACGGGCGGCCTCCGCAGCTTCGTATGCAAGTCCGGCTGGGTAACCGCTGATGTCGTCGACGAAACGAGCCGATCTGCCGTCGCGCAGGGACACGGTGAAGTCGCCCGGTCGGTAGAACACGCCCTCCGTGCGGAGCATGCCTGCCGTGCCACAGATTGCGCCGAGGTTCGGTGTGTCGGCCAGGATGGTGGTGTTGAGAACGGCGTGAGCGCCTGTCGGCGAGGTCAGGATTGCCGAGATCTGTCCGTTCAGCTCGGAGTTTGCCTGCTGTCCCACCGCAGTGAGATCGACCGGCTGACCCAGCGCCTTCTGGGCGAAGTATACGACGTAGGTCCCCAAGTCGAGTAGCGGCCCGCCGGCGAGTGTGGGGTCGTAGATGCGGTGATCGGCGTCGAAGTACTCGCCGTGGTCGGCCATGACGGTACCGATCTCACCGAGCATTCCGTGCGACAAGATCTGGTCGATCACGTCGAACTTCGGCAGGAAGGCAGACCACATGGCCTCCATTGCGAATAGACCCTTGAATCGGGCGAGCTCGGCGATACCGCGGGCCTGGTGGGCGTTGAGGGCGAGTGGCTTCTCCACCACGACGTGTTTGCCTGCTTCGAGTGCCAGAGCGGCGTGCTCGAAGTGGAGAGTGTGCGGGGTGGCGATGTACACGACATCGACATCGGTACGTGCAACGAGCTCGTCGTACCTGCTGTGGACGAACGGGATCTCCCAGTCGGCCGCGAATGCCGCGGCGCGTTCTGTGTTTCTCGAAGCGACAGCCGCAATCTTCTGAGAAGTGTGGTGACGCAGCGCCTCTGCGAACCGAGCGGCGATCCAGCCCGGACCGAGGATGCCCCACCGCAGTGCGGGTGCGTCGACGGGCGAAGCGACGCGCGAGGGCTGAAGCAGCAACTCTGTGGTCGAAGTCATGGTCTCATGCGCTCGGTTGCACGCTCAACACCGGGACCGGCGAGGTCATCAACAGGCGCTGAGTGACGCTGCCCAGCAGGGCTTTCCCTACCCGGCTGCGTCGCTTCAGGCCGATAACCAGGCGCGTCACGTCGGGGTGCGCATCGATCTCGTCGAGTACGGCGGTTGCCGGGTCCCGATCGGCGCGGCCTGCCCTGTCGATGACGCGTATCGAGACCTTGCTGTCGTGCTCGCTGACGTCGAGTGCTCCGAGCGTCAGGTTCACTGCGATGAGGTCGGTCTTCGCACCGACGGCCTCATCGACTGCCATGCGCAGGGCGTGGCGTCCTTCTTCGCTGTCGGATACTGCTACCAAAATGGCCATGTCGAATTCCTTCCGATGCACCTACCGTTCACGAGTATTCGCGACGGAACCTGGCTTCGAGTCCTTCCAGAGTTTCTCCGCGGGTCTCGGGTACCTGCGTCACGATGAATACGAGCGCAAACAGGCCGAGCCCGACAAAGATGAAGAATGTCGGTGCTATGCCCAATGCCGCCACCACAGGCGGAAAAGCCAGTGCAACTGCAGCATTGGCGATCCAGAGCATGAAGACGCAGACGCCGATGGCGAAGCTGCGGATCTTGAGTGGGAAGATCTCGGCGAGCATGAGCCAGACCAAAGGGCCGATCGTGCCCTGCATGCAGAAGACGAACAGGACGACGAAGACGAGGATGAAGTACGCCTTGGCATCGCCGTCGGGCAGCAGTAGCGCGGACAGTCCGACCAGAAGGTGGAAGAAGGTCGTCAACGAAAAGCCTGCGATGAGCATCGTCCGCCGGTTGACCTTGTTCATGATGAGGAGGCCGACAGTAATTCCGAGAACGCTGAAGAGTCCGTTGAGGGTGTTGGCGATGATGGCCGCGCTGTCGGAGAAGCCGGCGTCGCTCAACAGCTGTGTGCCGTAGTACATCACCGAGTTTATGCCAGTGAACTGCTGGAAGACGCCGAGGCCGACGCCGATGAAGATCAGCCGCCGAATCCAACGTACGGACAGGTCTGCTGGGCCGCCCGTCTGCGACAGTCGCTCTTCCTCGGCGAGTGCGTGTACCTCGGCCATCTCGGCCTTGGCTCGCTCGGGCGAGCGAACCTGGTTGAGCACGGCGAGCGCTTCGTCGTCTCGGTTCTGCAGCACGAGCCACCGCGGGCTCTCGGGCATGCGGAGCATGCCGATGAACAAAGCAATTGCCGGGAGTACGGCGACGAGCAGCATGTAGCGCCATACCGAGTCGTGGTCACCCCACACGTTGAAGATGATGGCGTTGATGACGAAAGCAGCGAACTGGCCGCCGACGATCATCACCTCGTTCCGGGTAACCAGTGATCCGCGGCGCTCGTACGGAGCGACCTCGGACAGGTAGACGGGCACGGTCGCGGATGCACCGCCCACCGCCAACCCGAGAACGAAGCGGAAGACCGCGAGTACCTCCCACGATGGCGCCAGCACACATCCCATCGTGCCCAGGGCGAAAATGCCGGACAGCAGCAGAATGTTGTGGCGTCGACCGTACTTGTCGGACAGTCGGCCGCCGACCAGCGCGCCGATCGCAGCGCCGAAAATCAGAATGCTGACCACGAAGCCCTCGGTGAAGGACGTCAGCGCGAGGTCTTCTTTGAGGGGTTCGAGCGCGCCGTTGATCACGCCGGTGTCGTAGCCGAACAGCAGCCCGCCGAACGTCGCGACGACGGCGATGACGCCCAGCCTGCGAGAGTGTCTTCCCGGAGCGTCCGGGGGCAGAGTACTTCGTGACGTGGGCGATGTTGAAGACATGTGGTCCTCCGAGACCGGTGGCTGGCGATGTGTGGAGCGGACTACATCAAACGTTGTGTATATGTCTTAACATACTTACAACGAAATGAGTAGTAGGTCACAGCAGGTTGGCGTCGTCGCCAGTGCCGCCAGGCGGGCTACTCGAAACCCGTAAGGCCTTCGTTGCTTCGGTCGACGCCGAGTGTGGCGATCAGATCTTCGTGGAGTTGGAACCAGACTCGGTGGCACGAGTCCACGCTCGATTTGTCGACCCAGTCCTGCTGGCCGGCTTTCGCTTTGACCAGAGCCGCATCGAACCGGGACGTGTAGCCGTCGAATCTCGACAGCACCTCTGTGAGACGTTCGATCAGGGGAGCAAGTTCGCGGCCGAGTGCAGCGAGTTCATCGAGAACGCGTTCATCCCATACGAGGTCGGTGTGGTCATTGGGGGAGAATTGG from Rhodococcus sp. P1Y includes these protein-coding regions:
- a CDS encoding sugar porter family MFS transporter; this encodes MSSTSPTSRSTLPPDAPGRHSRRLGVIAVVATFGGLLFGYDTGVINGALEPLKEDLALTSFTEGFVVSILIFGAAIGALVGGRLSDKYGRRHNILLLSGIFALGTMGCVLAPSWEVLAVFRFVLGLAVGGASATVPVYLSEVAPYERRGSLVTRNEVMIVGGQFAAFVINAIIFNVWGDHDSVWRYMLLVAVLPAIALFIGMLRMPESPRWLVLQNRDDEALAVLNQVRSPERAKAEMAEVHALAEEERLSQTGGPADLSVRWIRRLIFIGVGLGVFQQFTGINSVMYYGTQLLSDAGFSDSAAIIANTLNGLFSVLGITVGLLIMNKVNRRTMLIAGFSLTTFFHLLVGLSALLLPDGDAKAYFILVFVVLFVFCMQGTIGPLVWLMLAEIFPLKIRSFAIGVCVFMLWIANAAVALAFPPVVAALGIAPTFFIFVGLGLFALVFIVTQVPETRGETLEGLEARFRREYS
- a CDS encoding transglutaminase-like domain-containing protein → MGKVLDYTAPGPLTRVDGVDVRALEPLGADPVAICEVVSELVIQPTDAQSLKLPEDRFVENQIRSTDALLGLLLAMDPSPLTSGRQPADRVVGTCRHFAVISCALLRYRGFAARVRCGFATYFQPGQGVDHWITEYWDDDSARWIRIDSEVLGKDVIPHAHDLMPGDFLSGGEAWTAYRRGEIDGTQFGVYGTQNWGPAEIRGNAVKDLAAVNSVEMLPWDEWGRMTEAYDGKTGPDYDLLLDELAIVCATNDIAAIRDLYFHDSLRVPEEMIR
- a CDS encoding LysR family transcriptional regulator, which codes for MQTPLHAAGSPLCIASGDIEIRHLSMFHAVAQSGSFTRAAQRLHITQPALSRCIAQLERRLGVRLLDRTTHGVQLTPSGIEFLPYCRNALLSFSEAVTSVRGDATLRVGFTWSAALELTPLIIREFERLHPGVEVEPRKCDDSYAGLIDGRTHIAFLRGGRGHPALESTILFEERRVAALHPTHPLADRHSLSLDDIKSDPLVVNTVSGVTTPDLWPDSEGSRATVRTHNLEEWLEAIALGRGIGVTAESTSRLYVHPGIKYIRLIDAQTIPVVVAWPSARPHPLAKSFVQTSIRLAESRQADRHF
- a CDS encoding universal stress protein — its product is MAILVAVSDSEEGRHALRMAVDEAVGAKTDLIAVNLTLGALDVSEHDSKVSIRVIDRAGRADRDPATAVLDEIDAHPDVTRLVIGLKRRSRVGKALLGSVTQRLLMTSPVPVLSVQPSA
- a CDS encoding PucR family transcriptional regulator, producing the protein MASILELEIFQRSGAYLAAGEGGLDRLVRWVHSGESSDIASFLSGGELLLTSGQGIGSTPTEQRRFIAALADVGVSALAIELAGRVFTEMPHAVVEEANKLDLPIIGLPIKIAFVEASAQVLQQLTDIATKQHARSDEINRFLIERLLTGADSVALVHDFAGLLDRPVVLESIAHEIQAYYGGDDGGAHGDIIADWQTHSRAIDIHSRDAAPESACRRVPIVLQGTEWGWLHLPSLGQADNRMDHIALDHAASAIAISLLNSRVTRVRSAHHQSVLVNRLMVGDLSGTGFVQRALQIGQDLRGKALVVAVIGSKTRSSAKVQPEIVTLLRDENFPAVIADVGQSLLAVIALKEGTELHDIAELLRDQDRCIGFSKVAEASDLPAAVDQARTAASTRQPVQFFDDLGLLRLLVSLASGPELDQYVEEELGPLLDAEASNEKGLLETLTVYLDCDGNKSDAATKLFVHRRSLYYRLEKIEKILGRSLEDHETRLRLNVAVRSLAIVRAPQMNRYHDF
- a CDS encoding Gfo/Idh/MocA family protein, producing MTSTTELLLQPSRVASPVDAPALRWGILGPGWIAARFAEALRHHTSQKIAAVASRNTERAAAFAADWEIPFVHSRYDELVARTDVDVVYIATPHTLHFEHAALALEAGKHVVVEKPLALNAHQARGIAELARFKGLFAMEAMWSAFLPKFDVIDQILSHGMLGEIGTVMADHGEYFDADHRIYDPTLAGGPLLDLGTYVVYFAQKALGQPVDLTAVGQQANSELNGQISAILTSPTGAHAVLNTTILADTPNLGAICGTAGMLRTEGVFYRPGDFTVSLRDGRSARFVDDISGYPAGLAYEAAEAARRIAGGQLESPSRTMADTVSNLETLDELRRLLGIEFPS
- a CDS encoding SGNH/GDSL hydrolase family protein, whose translation is MSIQLVVFGDSLSDSGSFGLRFTTQPGVTWAEMVARRLGCEVTPYLSAHLDNAADGSSTLFTVRGGYNYAQGGARISQPYSLEAASDSVFPWSTAKQIDAFLQTHGAFSEDQTMALFAGANDVTYRYDRAIDPALAESLRADVEPNSALLQDELDRLSEAAQHAVQLVERMREAGARRILLFEVYDLALAPWFDSSASRRYISTLSSSFNSTLRHSVQNLGSYVELVHLASAVDVWANQPESYGLEFGRGADACRTRGENFCSVDDQVSATAHHDYLFAGSVHFTTAGHRLIAEYVYRHHLRNSTNQQ